The Vigna unguiculata cultivar IT97K-499-35 chromosome 11, ASM411807v1, whole genome shotgun sequence genomic sequence CAGCATATCCatattccatatatatatatatatatatatatatatatatatatatatatatatatatatatatatatatatatatatatatatatatatatattgtaattttaaaatataattacaagtaaaatagaaatatgaaatttttatctTGCAATATTATAAATGGTGAAGATACAGGCCATGTCATATTCATGTTCTGTAGTTGGTGTGTGAAAAAAGTTAATTAGATGTTAATTtatagaaaagaacaaaaaagaagaagcttcATTACCTAGTATCTATAGCAAATTCCACGTTGTTGACATGTTATTCCTATAGAATTTACATATTTGTCAAGAATTATAAAGTTTGTTAGAAAAAAGATAATTCTGATCTGTCTTGTTTCCCCTGAAATCTTTGATTTGTTGCAACCCCAAAAACCATCACATTTGGCTAGCAAATTGagttttcaagtttttttcttttcctattcaATGCACATTTCTCAAAGTTTCAAGCTTTCACCTTCAATGGTCGTCAAAAACCAATTTTCTCAAAGACCCTTTTGAACATACATTTTCAGACTCGAGGGTGTGTTATTTCACAATCCCATCAATTGAATATGAGACATATGTTTGATTTAGCCATTTGTTTTTGAACCCATTTTGGTTTGTTGCGATGCAGGAATTGTCCTTAGCTTCTTCTTAATGCTGAAAATTTAAGAGCAGAAAGATACATTCTGGTATGTAAGAATTTATATTCAATAGTTCTCTCTTTTTATTCCCTCAATGGCTATGGCATTGCAGTTTGCGATCTCTTTGCCACCATTTATGTTTATTCATTTGGGTTTGCACATCCTATGTTGAACCTGAACAGATTTAATATGTGCTATGCCATGAATTTGCATGCAGAGAAAAAACTGCCATATGGCTGGTGACAGATTGTAGCAGCACATTTTCCTTTGGGTTTCAAATATTGAAGGCCAGATATGTCTATGCAGGATGAAAATTCTGATACAAAAGAAGTAATATGTAAGTTTTTAATCCCTTTTTTCTTCCTCACCCAGAGAAACAGAATAATAGAATGATTGATTTTGTACACCAGAAGAATATCTTTATCAGCACCATCGAATCATTTGgtttaattttctctttcccCCCGTGTTGGGAAAAATCTTTCACGACAAACCACATGTTGAATCATTCTGATTTTCTGAGGATATAGTAGATACTTAAGATGTTATGATTTGTACATATCATTACACCTAAACAAAGCATGGAGACAGGTATTTTTTCAAAACATGTCTTCTTGCAAATAAACATAAGATACCAGGTGGTTTTGAACACAATAAGATGTTAAGTAGTCTAAGTAATCATTGGTGATTAGATATAATATGATTCAAGGATTTAGAGAATGATAAGATAAGAACAAGCTAAACATTAGCTAATGATGATTGTGACAATGAtgacaataataaaaaagagttGATAGCGATAATGATgttgatggtggtggtgataatgacaataaaataataatgagatGATGGTAGTGGTCACAATGATAAgttgtttttatattggttctTCTTGACCATCGAGACTATGTCCATCATCAGGATCAAATCATACAACAAGTGATTTTGATGTTTCTGTGGGATTGAGTGAATGATTTCTGAGTTCCTAACAAATGCATATAGTGAATTACATAACTGCAGAATTTCTGACAATATAATGCAGAATCATGAATTACTTAATATGATCTGAGAATTTCTGACAAAAGAAGATTAGTTCAGCTTAAATTAATGAAACTCAACCCCTCATGCCTCTTTACTTGATTAGTTCTGCTTTTATCTTATTCCTCTTCATTATAATTTACCAATCACTAGGTCCCCAGAGAAGGCTAACAAATCTGATGCATCATGGTGGGAACAAGTTTTGTGCTGATTGCGGAACTCCAGAGCCAAAATGGGTGTAAGTATTTGCCTGACTTTTCATAGGAATGTAGTCTCCTGGTGTTGATCTTGAACTGAACGTTGCTTCAGTGTCTTtccaaagaaaaacaagaattgTGCACCAATCAGAAATATGGTGGATTTGCAGAACTATTTCAAATGAATAGGCTCAAAAAATTAGAACATGTGTACCAAATGATTTGGAGCTTATAAGCTTAGACAATGCAATGGTGTATTCATAGTTCAGTGATAAGTTAGTCATATCATAAAACTATTAGCTCATTACACTATTCGTACTTGTTTCTGTGTGATGAATTTGTGAAACATCAGATCTTCGAGTCTTGGAGTATTTATTTGCATCAAGTGTTCTGGCATACATAGAAGTCTAGGAGTCCACATATCAAAGGTATGTTTCTAACAAAGCTTTTAAAATAACTTCTCAGTCACATTCATTTATCTTTATGAGGCTGGGATTCACAATGAACATAATATGCATACATAGTTATGTTAAAATTGCATATTCACTATTTGCAGCTCTCTTAGAAACATGGGAGGGGGGTTCCATTGTGCATGCATAGCTGCAATACTGCAAAATGAAATTCTAACATTGTTTGAAACTATTATAGGTTCTATCATTGAAGCTAGATGAATGGACAGATGAACAAGTTGATGCATTAGCAAAATTAGGAGGAAATACACTATTAAACAAGAAGTATGAAGCTTGCATCCCAAGTAACATGAGAAAACCAAAACCACATTCTTCCATTGAAGAGCGCTCTGAATATATTCGGTAAATGAAATGAagaaagttttctttttttctctgtttttttgaGGAATTACACCATTCTTATTCAGAAATGGCCCAtttgattttcctttttcagGAGAAAATATGAGATGCAACAGTTTATGGGGTGTGATGACAATGGGGCAGGCCCCATTGTCCCATCATCTCAAGGAAGAAGTGTATCACTTGCTCAGTGCAGCTCTTCATACTATCATTCTATTATAGACAAAAAACCATCTGAAAGATTTCCAGGCAGAAGTCGAATTGGGAATGCATTCCGAAATAGTTGGGGAAGAAAAGATTCTGAGCACAAGTCAAAGAAAAGTACATCATTGGTAATATTTCCTGAAAAGAAGAATCTAAATATACTTGTATTGTTAATGTATATATGAGAGGAAAAACTGTTCTGATAAAACACTATTTCtctaaatttatgtttgttagtCTGTCATATGATAAAAAGTATATCCTATACAAGAATCAGTTTTTGGGAACTGCAACATTGGGTTTTAACACATTTACCTTATGTGCTCTTAACTTCAGAACCATATGAGAATCgagaattattaaaatatgaagaaTACTTTTCTGTGTCTTGTTctgaaaagagaaaaggaaaatgatagtTTCTGAAATGTTGGAACTTCTCTTTTTCTAAATACTTAATCTTGTTGCTCCCATTTACTGTTATAGGCAGGTATGGTTGAATTTGTTGGGTTGATTAAGGTTAATGTGGTTAGAGGCACTCACCTAGCTGTTCGAGACGTGATGACTAGTGACCCTTATGTCATCCTTTCTTTGGGACACCAAGTGAGCATCTTTATCTGTGAGCttgtttaaaatatagattgaaaggagaaaaaaaatgtgaaatactTGTTATATTTGTTGTTGCAGTCAGTAAAAACACGAGTCATAAAGAACAATTTGAATCCAGTGTGGAATGAAAGTCTAATGCTTTCAATTCCTGAGAACATTCCTCCTCTAAAAGTGGTaagttcttttattttctcactttctGCTAATCATAAATGGTTGCTGTTTGTGTTTGT encodes the following:
- the LOC114170649 gene encoding probable ADP-ribosylation factor GTPase-activating protein AGD11, with the protein product MSMQDENSDTKEVICPQRRLTNLMHHGGNKFCADCGTPEPKWVSSSLGVFICIKCSGIHRSLGVHISKVLSLKLDEWTDEQVDALAKLGGNTLLNKKYEACIPSNMRKPKPHSSIEERSEYIRRKYEMQQFMGCDDNGAGPIVPSSQGRSVSLAQCSSSYYHSIIDKKPSERFPGRSRIGNAFRNSWGRKDSEHKSKKSTSLAGMVEFVGLIKVNVVRGTHLAVRDVMTSDPYVILSLGHQSVKTRVIKNNLNPVWNESLMLSIPENIPPLKVLVYDKDTFSTDDFMGEAEIDIQPLVIAAKAYEKSNINESMQLGKFVASKDNTLVRDGIISLDEGKIKQEISVRLQNIERGELELELECVPLTQ